TTGCACCAATCCATATATTGGCTGCGCAGTACAGAAATACACTTCGCGTAACTGCAAAAAGAATTTTATAGTCGCAATTTTCATTGATCGAACAAGTGCACCAGACACACAGATGGGATTGTTGACCGGTCACTGAACCTTTTCTGTTCAACGATCGCAGATTGCAATGTGCGTCTTTCGACTCAATGCATCTTTTGTTGCTACGAAGAAAATCTTGCAGAACTAGTTCAGCCAGATCAAAAGCAATAATTATGTTAATTTTCACTTTATGCTTTGATTAAAGAATATGTGATGAACCGTCGTGGTTGGCAGGACTAAGGGATGTGGTAGTTACTATCTGTAATGTAGAGCATTCGAGTGCGATAGGTTTAAAACACAGGGCCACGATCGATAGAATTCATAGTCTGTTAGTTAATGAAATTGCTCCTTAAACTGTGCCAAAACTTGTTTAGAGTAGTTTTTGACTATGGCTACCTTATGTGTTGCCACTGCTACTAATAACAATCATCACTGTGTTCATTCCGATAAAGTTTTAACAGAGGATCGGGGTTGATACAAGTGGTGTTTAGGCCATCATATATCAAATTGGACAACTCGTACTACTAGCAGcgcattattattataataaataactTACAGTTAGCTGAAGTGGTTACTAGTGACGATTTAGTAGGTGATTCGCTTATCATTGGGTCCGTGTTCACCGATAAAACCTTATCGCTGTATCTCATTTGTCTTGACCATTGTCTTTATCAAATGCGGCTTATTAAACGATAAGACCGTTTGGAATTTTTATACTACCTTTTTGTACACCCCTCGGCAAAGGTCCGTTCATTGTTTATGATGACAGTGAATTAGGTAATTGTGATCGTATTGTAAGGCTGATGATCAATCGATACACGCGTAACAACACTTCAATCGATCACTGTCAGGTGGCGAGGTTGTGACGATTCGATGATTGCCACCAATAGGGACCGAAATAAAGTTTCACGTTATACTGTACATGCGGCGCGCCGTTTTATTCGCTGTGCATACTATTTAGTTGATGAGCTTTTTATCTCCTGTACAGAAGAAACGCCAGCCGCAGTGCCAGAGGTCGGGGATGTCGAAGGTGAACCAAAGGTGATAAAATGGCGCCAAAGTTTATGCACCGCGTAAACAAGCTAACGGTTTACATATTTGTACAAACCAATTTCAGAAGCTCAAGTATCCCCGATCCATTCCATTTATCATCAGCAATGAGTTTTGCGAACGGTTCAACTACTATGGCATGCGAAGTAAGTAGTCGTGTTGAATGGGTGGTCAAACCGCCTCCACAAAGAATTCGCTGGGCTCAAAAGGAAGATCACATTTTCTCCGACAGCCGTGCTGGTACTGTACCTCACGAGAAAACTGGACTTCGACGATGATACGGCAACGGTACTGTATCATACCTTCACCACCCTGGTGTACTTTATGTGCGTGATCGGGGCTATCATTGCGGACAGTTGGTTGGGCAAATTTCGCACGATATTGTACCTGTCGATCGTGTACACGATCGGTAGCGGATGCATTACGCTGGGTGCCATACCGAGTTGGGATCTGGATGCACGTGCGATGACCATTGCCGGACTGTTGCTGATCGCTTTCGGTTCGGGTGGAATTAAACCGTGCGTTGCCGCGTTCGGTGGCGAGCAGTTTAAACTACCGGAACAGGCAAAGTATTTGGCGCTGTTCTTCTCGATGTTCTACTTTGCGGTCAATTCGGGCTCATTCGTGTCGACCATGGTCACACCGATTTTACGCGAAGATGTGAAATGCTTCGATGACGATGATTGCTTCCCATTGGCGTTCGGCGTACCTGGTGTGCTGATGGTGatttccatcatcatcttcatcattgGCAAGCCGCTGTACAAGATATCCGCACCCGCGGGCAATATGTTTGTAAAGGTTTCCAAATGTATTTGGGTTAGTATGACgaattttatagttttttgttgttgttccggCTTGGTATgtgttttaaatgtatttgtattgtgtgtgtgtgtgtgtttctttgtcTCGTAACGTGTTGTTCGCTGTTGATGtagtggttgttgttgtttgtagaACTGATTCATGTTGATGATCGAATGCAACTCTCTCAACACGCAAACAGACTGCTATACGGACGCGATCACGTGAAAAATCTATCAACCCTCGTGAGCACTGGTTGGATTATTCAGAGAAGCGCTGGGGACGCCAGCTGGTGGACGAAACGCGCATTCTACTGAACGTCCTAAAGCTGTACATTCCTCTGCCGGTGTTTTGGGCGCTGTTCGATCAGCAGGGTTCCCGCTGGACTTTCCAAGCAACCCGAATGGATGGCGATCTAGGCTTTTGGACGATTAAACCGGATCAGATGCAGGTCATCAATCCTCTGCTTATTTTGGTGTTTATTCCGCTGTACGAGGTCGCTTTCTATCCACTGTTGAGTATGATCGGAATTCGGCGACCATTGCAGAAGCTCACACTGGGCGGTATATTTGCCGGTTTGGCATTTGTTATATCAACCATTGTCGAAATTCAACTGGAGTCTACCTACGCCATCATTCCGAAGGAAGGCGAAGCTCAGCTGCGCATATTCAACGGCATGAACTGTGACTATCGCGTCCAGTCAAACATTCCAGAGCATGAAGATTTTACGCTCAAGAGTATGAGCATGTTCGAGGAGAAGTATCTCAGCGTGAAGGGTAAAGCCACGTACACGTACACACTTTCGTCCACAAGCCCGGGGCTTAATTGTGCGATTGAATCGGAACAACAGCGTACGTTCGAAGTGGAAGAGGAAAAACAGATGTCCTACTTTATTCGCAAACAGGACTCCGGCGTTGGTCTGTTGAGATACGAAGATGACACAGAAAAATCATCCAAGGGCTATCCGATGTACCGAGTGCTCGGAAATACGGCTTCCAATCGCACCGTAGTGTTTCGAGACATTGACACATCCGATCCATTCGATAGGCACAAGAACGGTTCGTATGTGTACGATCTGGTGGAATCCTATCCTTCCGATTACGAAATCTATGTGGATGGCGAGCTAACATTGACCTACACGATGCGACTAGGTGGCGTGTATGCTTTCATTGTGAGCGATGTTGATGGAATGGTAAGTAGGCGCGGTTCCTCGATTTCAGTTCACGTACACTGACGCTTGATTGATAATTACAGACCACCGAACCCATCATCGTCACCGAACCGAACTCCGTCAATATGCTTTGGTTGATTCCTCAGTACGTGGTAATGACACTGGGTGAAGTGATGTACTCCATAACGGGGCTGGAGTTTTCGTTCACACAAGCACCGGAGAGTATGAAATCGGTACTGCAGGGATGTTGGCAACTAACGGTTGCCGTCGGTAATCTGATAGTGGTTATCGTAGCTGAAGCAAAAATTTTCGATGCACAGAAGTGGGAGTTCGTGCTGTTTGCCGGTCTAATGTTTGTCGACATGGGTTTGTTCTCTATACTGGCCTGGCGCTACAAACAGATCCCGTTGAAAACGTATGACGAAGAAGATGATCCAAATGCTACGCTGCCCATTGATCAGAAGGATCCACTCGGCCTCGACAATCCCGTATTTAAGAAATCGTCAGACGAATAGAATTACGAGCAAACGACCACTAGTGAAGTGTCCGAATGACCTAAACGTACTTTAATCAGAAACTAGAAGACAACGAAAAGTTAGAGAGACTGAGGGATGATAAGAGATGAAAGgtgtgaaaaagagaaaaacatagaaagaaagaagagTAGGAAAGAGGAATGGAAAGATGGAAGACAGAACATATGTGGTGATTCAAGAGACCTAATAAATTTTCTATGAAAATTTTTATAGCAGCACATCACTATAAACTAATGGTTTCAGTAATGGAAATGGGAACTGAAATGGTTCGTACCATTATAAGAGATAAATATCCCTTTTATTTGtctatttcattatttttttaacaattctGCCAAAAATTCACCATTCTGTGCTATAATTTACTACCTATTTGCATGGGTTCATGACCGTTGTATCTTGAGCAGTACTGCATAGTGGACGTATTAAATTCTCTAATTAAGCCTATGGACCTTCATGCAAGTCACTACAGCCATGTTTGACTTGTCGTTGTCTAAAAGTAATAGAACATCTCTTCTGTGGGCCATATTTCTGACCGCTTTTGGTTCATCGGCATCTTCAAAAGCTCCTTAACATTAAATATGTGAAAACGCCATGCCTTTCTTATCCCATCAAATGTTTATTCCAACTTTTCTGATTGTTACCTACATGTATCTGGAGTTGTGTGGTTTGTAAATGTTTATGTACATATACAAATCTGAAATTGTGTGGTCGAtgaattacaaaaatattaaacaataaattgtttttcgGAGGGAAACACCAATTTCGTATACGTACActatatttttctttcacgCATATATTATATGTAAACAACCATACTTTTTTGCTTGTGATACGATTCCTacatttttgtatttatattGAACTAaacagaaatagaaaaaatgtCCGCTTTAACTACATATGCGTTGGTCTGCGTTGTGGCAATTTGTCTCACGGAAACAGGAAGACGGAATACAAAAAGAACAATGAGCACAGAATGACGAAGCAAAGTCGAAACAACGCCCACACAAATTTGACGATTAATGTAAGCTCTACAAAATTGAAACGGAATAAACGTCGGTTGCCTAAACGCGTACAGTTTGATGatgaaacgaaataaatctGTTACTAGCGTTGTAAAAAAATCCAAATGCAAAATGACCTTAACAATCAGTTTAGCGGTGAAAACGCCACGGATAAAGCAGGAAGATCAATTAATGTATACGTTAACTCTTTGTCCCGTTTCAGCTGTGTCTTCCTCGCCAGAAGCACATCAACAGCAAGGTAGAGAAGCGTACGATTGATCTTCAGGTGATTCGCATATTGATTTCCTTTCCTACTTACAGCTCACTCAGCTCGCTCAGTGGAAGGTGGGATTCCTGCAACGGATAGCAATATAATCAATCTCGCTATCACACCCTTCGCACGTGGCCAAGGCTTTTCGGCTGCTAAAGGACGAAATCTCGGTTTCGCGAACGACGCCTCCCTAAATGCGATTCCTTCTGGGATTAACAATGAACTCTCAAATATTGACGTTCGGGGATCAACGCCACAGCCGAATACGGAGTTACGAGACAGCTATGGAAATCCTGTGACCCCGTTTACGGATCTTGCTAAGCCCGAACTGGACTCGGTCGGGTTTCTAACGAACGTTAATCGAGAAGCAAACTTTCAGTCTTCCGGTCAAGGTAACAAAGTAGGATCGTACAACTTTAAAGTTCCAAGCTACGCGTCTGGCATAATCGAGCCAATTGGGCAACCAAACTTTGGTCTACTACCACCAAACCCTGTTCCCAGCACCGTGCAGGTGGTACCACCAAGCAGTACTACAACGGTACGGTCTCCCATTACGCAGCCACagtttctgccaaatgctaaAATCCCAAACATCGAGGATGGCAAGATTCTGTTCGCTCAGAAACCGGTCAACGGCCTTTTGCCCCCACTGTTCCCGGATCAGTTACCACCGGTGTATGATATCAAAGTTGGTACGGAACGATCAACGTTCTTTGTTCGCGATCCGTTTGTTGATTCCGTAAAGTCAACATCACTGCAAACTTTACAACCGCCACAATCGGCACTGGTGCCAGACGGTGGAGTTGGATTTAAAACCGACGTTAATCAACAAACGCATTTCCCACAACCAAACACTCTGACGGTAAATAGGTTTGCAGGATCTGTAGCTCCTAATGCGCCAGCATTTCAAACTACTACCAAACCTGTGGTACAGAAGTACAATGGAGGGTTCGGAGGACCGGCTGGATTTCTTGGCAATCAACAGAACATTGGCACAGCTTACACATCGACTGTAAGACCGAACATCCCACAAGCGATTCCATCCACAACGCAACCGCAACCGCGCCCACAAACCATTTTTACACCTCAGAATACATTTTCAACTACGGCTAGACCCGTTGGCAAACCGACTGTTCAAAAGTATGTGGGCAGCTTTGGGGGAGCACCTGGGTTCTTAGGTAATCAAGCGAATATAGGAACCGCTTACACTAAAGCTCCACAAACGATCGCTGCTATAACGCCTACCGTAGCTCCCGTTCAGCAACCACCTTCCGTACAACATTTGGGTACCGGACATCCGGGTCCAGTTCAATCTTCTACACTTCCACAACGACCCTTGTCGCCATCCGTCCCATCAGTGTCAAATAACTACAATGGACAATTCAATGGAGCTCCCGTTAAGCAGGACACTGGTATAAAACCAGCAACTGGCTCCACATTCACACCGCCTCTACAACCAGTCAGGCCTGTTTCGGTAGCGAATTCATACAATGGTGGTAATAAGTTTTCCGGTAGCTTCGGTGGAGCCCCAGGAATTTTAGGCAATCAACAACGGCCCGGAACTCATGTCAAACCGGACGGTAGCATATTTTCATCCAGTCAGCCACAACTTCCACAGCAGCATCTGCAACCGCATCAATCCTTACCGCAACagctgcaacaaacaaaaccagcgACAGATACATTCAAAGGCAGCTTTGGTGGCCCACCCGGTGTACTGCGTCCATTTGATAACACTAAGGGCTAAGGTAGGGTTGAGTTGGACGTAACAAATATGTAGCAATCCGAATGGTGTATTCTCTCGATTCATGTGGAGATGGAAAGTATTACCGATCGAATTCTTGGTTTATATGGTTCcattattgtatttttaaagtaaaaagcACAAAGCATATTATTCACAAAGAGTAAAACCCGGTGAGCAAAACGAGCTCGGTTCATACACTTGCGCATTTAGAAAGATCATACATAGCTTCATCCGGTTAAGATACGTGACAACGTCCATAAGAGTAGTtgtaataaaagtaaaaaaatatgtttttccaATACTGTGTGCATAATAGCTGTTGATGAAGTACTGCAGTACTGTACTGATATTTTGCCTGGCAAGTAAGTAAATAACCACAGTAAATAATCACGTAATCACTAACTAATCAAATCGAACCGTCcgtaatgaataaaaaatcaatcttTTTCACGACTAATTTGAAAAATCTCTTCAGCGTTCACGTTCAGCGCCGCATAACCCAAATTTGGGTCATGCTCTATGGAAATCGCCTGGAACGATATTGACACGGTTTTTAAAGGGATAATAATACTCAAATTCTGCAATACAGGAATATCCTGTCCATTATCATTGGAATACACCTTacgaaggtttttttttacaccgggaaggttttttttgtagcaaGGCGATTCTTTGTCTTGCTGGAAGGTGTTGGACCCGGTTTTTTTAGGAGAATTCGACGAAGCACTTATTCAATAACAGTAGCAATCACTGGCTTTGTAACTTGTTCCAATCACCAATGCCGTAACCGAATCGCTGGTCCTCAAGTCACGCAAATGAATTTCCAATAGGGCTTACTCAAtgattacgtaacgcaaaataTCACAAATTTTGACTTGACCAGGATCTTGAAGAAGAAGTTAACTGCCAGAAAACACTCAGTATCCATGTCACCTAAGATCCCgaaccagtggaggatcaatccccttgaggcccagggcggaattatagttggaaTATTATagaatcatcttcttcaaatggtccgccatcgtcttcgaatacaatatcggaaccggctatatcaccaccaacagcagTAATCGCCGTATCTTTAACCTTcataaatggagctacaatcatacgtgcgccaacttcgagaagctgaacgtggtggaatttacaactacagcatccaaggagcactttgccatcgaattggttcactcgctgtgcttccgggacattcaccatgcaacactcagttatacatGTACGATCATAGCTCGAAGGAAGCAATGCTAAACACTTGATCACCAGTATTTGGTGATGAACTTATTCTATATTGTCTATCCTGCAGCGGGTATTTACTACACGCCATCCACTAactcggatgttcagtcattcgtatgaacgcatgtctgttcgcgatttGCTGCGCCTTGCTTCCTTTACGTATATGAAaccagtgccggaacaacgtgcgaccagtgccggaacaacgcaccgactgcaggtgggGTGGGTCatatgtgtttgtgacgatatcaccgaTAGCACGGAATATTCAGGGATATTGtactgcaacatcgtgctactggttccttaaggccagtgtatgagaccaaccagagGGTGtatccactacagtacccgatcctgtttccacggggtgaagagggttggactcatggtatgtttaagatacaccGCCGAGGAAgccagccgagaccatcgagcacggggacagtggtgccgtcatcaatgaggatgatccccagatggagccgaatgcagaggaaaattcatgcaaacaaattactccacgtgaATATACCGCATattgcagcggcggatcaaacggtaggcggagtaggcggtcgcctagggcctcgccgtgttgggggccccaaacaacttgtgccgattgtgcgatttttggaaatttagcagcagagttaatttatagcacaaaatctaattaaaaaggtaaacaattgatcgacaatatccttagattgtatatatccttggttagataatttgtttttatttgattagctatatcggcccggttacacggctacgcaagagaagtatgcggTGTATTCAACATCTTCACatcacgacatcttcaggatgtttaagccttccatttctatttttatgtttactttatttacccgtaggattaGTCAGACCTGCGTACataggtttggtggtccaaatgatttttttccgtggtcctgtcttgtacagaccgactgcgctaccaatacaccatctggccgccccgtgaacacttatatgcccttttacttcaacctattcatgtattctatttcttgaacgggattttttcatctgttcgtaaatgatcctatcgttagatgctagaatagaaaccatgcttgttttcacttccgcaatatttgcaagctattgccattgcgatactcgtggtgtggtattgttttctctccccgattgaaccgtgaaaatgtccagcctacgtgtttcgaaacagtattgtggtggagtgttgtgtttagtatttcgattgtcacaatttctgcaagtttgcaagccggtaatgatgttataaccgacacaatctaccagtgtactacgaaatagctagcattgatagcatgaaacggaaagcatccttcatctcgctcaaacttcccgtcggctggtacgaaattccatacaaaaccagctgttttcagattcccgataccaggaaagcatccacggaagaggtagcaccttgtacagcaattttggtcgaaaaccgccgaaaggtatgcaatatttaaacactaactttcccgttggtcgagtaaaattttgcagcaattttgctgaaAAACCGcccaaagttatgcaatgtttaaacactgactttcccgttggtcctgaaaaatttcttcgaaaactaccagtttttgaatgtataataccaggagagcatccacggaagaggtagctcctggtactacgccggaaggtatgcaatcaacttgcaatgcaatgcgccgtaaggtatgcaatgtttatacactaacttttcatacaaaccagctgttttcagatttccgataccaggagagcatgtttttcaagaggtgacatcttccatctcccacccccccttcccccaccaagatggcggccaagatggcggacaagatggcgggcacaagagggcggacaagatggcggacaagatggcggacacaagatggcggacaagatgacggccaagatggcggacaagatggtggacaagatggcggacaagatggcggacaagatgacggccaagatggcggacacaagaaggcggccaagatggcggacaagatggcggacaagatggcggacaagatggcggccaagatggcggccaagatggcggccaagatggcggccaagatggcggataagatggcggacaagatggcggacaagatggtgggcatgatggtgggcatgatggcggacaagatggcggccaagatggcggacaagatggcggccaagatggcggacaagatggtggacacaagacggcggacaagatggcggacaagatggcggacaagatggcggacaagatggcggccaagatggcggacgattGGGGGGTggtgacctgtgggaggtAAGTGGTGTCCCGTGGGAGGtaagtggtgacacgtgggtggtgggaggtgacacgtgggggGTGGTGTCACGAgagggaggtgacacgagggggaggTGCAACGAGGGGGGGAGATGatggctaatcgacggctaatagacggctaatcgacggctaatcgacggctaaaagGCATGGAATTGGCATGGAATTGCATAAGAAGTTGCGCGCCagcttccgccatcttgctcttggtaccaggtgtcacctcttgaaaaacatgctctcctggtatcggaaatctgaaaacagctggttttgtatggaatttcgtatggaattgcatacgaagttgcgcgccatctaccgTCATCTTGCTgtcatcttgctcggctggtatcaggtgtcacctcttgaaaaacatactctcctggtatgggaaatctgaaaacagctggttttgtatggaatttcgtaacagtcaatggaaagtttgagcgagagagataacggatacttcccatttcgtccatctcacttgcacttgggatttgcaactatcATCGGAAGCGGCGAGAAGTGAGCGATGAAGGGAGAAGGGGGAAGAGGGGTAAAGAagatgtcaccacttgaaaaacatgctctcctggtatcgtaaatctgaaaacaattatttgcgcGGCTATGTTATAGTGGTTTttacagttgaccagctgatttggtcattggaaaaatttgtcagtattttgtcaactctcgtggctctgcacctaatggatcacagaatgcttaaaacataatcaattgttgaaatagttcagtaagtagaagctcaccacagaaatcaaccgttaagttttgttcatcgcctaaaacatcaacgtgagcgaatgatcatggaggtagtctttcaacacaaaaacttgacctagcattttagttttcaaatgctaaaagctatgcaaatttaactgactgtgcataacacaaattattattattattatataaaatttgcgttgtttgtttaatgggatacacattgttaaacaatccactaaataataaataaacaaaaaaatcgaaattcacaacttagtaactcgctcattctgtattgcaaaatgtatgacaggtgaTTACCCCTTACAATTCATCAGAGAataagcgatctcccgccaggatatgcaatatatacgcggcatatttacgtggagtaatttgattggatgaattttcctctgcattcggctccatctggggatcattctcattgatgacgcaccactatctgtgtttgtccccgtgctcgatggtctcggctgtcttcctcggcgacgtatcttaaacataacatgagtccaaccggcttcaccccgtggaaacaggatcgggtactgtagtggacgcatcatcgggttggtctcatacactggccttaaggatcctgtagcacgatgttgcagcacaatctcccgtgtatattccgtgctaccagtgatatcgtcacaaacacacatgacccatctcacctgcagtcggtgtgttgttccggaactggtcaatacctggtttacgtgaaaggaggcaaaggcgcagttcatcgcAAACAGACacgcgttcatacgtatgactgaacatccgtgttaaaagattgtgtgtgataaatacgcgctgcaggataaacaatagcgattaacttcaccaccaaatgctggtgcttgagtgttttgttaagttaagtcaaatatcccggaagcacagcgagcgaaccaatgcgatggcaaagtgttccttagatgctttagttgtaaattccaccacgtacAGCTTCTCTAagctggcgcacgtatgattgtatgatgagggcacagtatcaaaacTCAATGGTCATTGTTCGTGCTTTGGGCGAACCAGATCGgttcatcaccgtgacttgtaatccgagttGCCCGGGAATAACACGAAGCCTCCTACCGGGACAAACTTtataacaggaatatagtctagtatgttttgcaatacagaatgaacGAATTAtcaagttgtgaatttcgattctttttttatttattatttagtggattgtttaacattgtgtatcccattaagc
The Anopheles moucheti chromosome 2, idAnoMoucSN_F20_07, whole genome shotgun sequence genome window above contains:
- the LOC128307383 gene encoding peptide transporter family 1-like; translation: MADSTKEETPAAVPEVGDVEGEPKKLKYPRSIPFIISNEFCERFNYYGMRTVLVLYLTRKLDFDDDTATVLYHTFTTLVYFMCVIGAIIADSWLGKFRTILYLSIVYTIGSGCITLGAIPSWDLDARAMTIAGLLLIAFGSGGIKPCVAAFGGEQFKLPEQAKYLALFFSMFYFAVNSGSFVSTMVTPILREDVKCFDDDDCFPLAFGVPGVLMVISIIIFIIGKPLYKISAPAGNMFVKVSKCIWTAIRTRSREKSINPREHWLDYSEKRWGRQLVDETRILLNVLKLYIPLPVFWALFDQQGSRWTFQATRMDGDLGFWTIKPDQMQVINPLLILVFIPLYEVAFYPLLSMIGIRRPLQKLTLGGIFAGLAFVISTIVEIQLESTYAIIPKEGEAQLRIFNGMNCDYRVQSNIPEHEDFTLKSMSMFEEKYLSVKGKATYTYTLSSTSPGLNCAIESEQQRTFEVEEEKQMSYFIRKQDSGVGLLRYEDDTEKSSKGYPMYRVLGNTASNRTVVFRDIDTSDPFDRHKNGSYVYDLVESYPSDYEIYVDGELTLTYTMRLGGVYAFIVSDVDGMTTEPIIVTEPNSVNMLWLIPQYVVMTLGEVMYSITGLEFSFTQAPESMKSVLQGCWQLTVAVGNLIVVIVAEAKIFDAQKWEFVLFAGLMFVDMGLFSILAWRYKQIPLKTYDEEDDPNATLPIDQKDPLGLDNPVFKKSSDE
- the LOC128307392 gene encoding uncharacterized protein LOC128307392 — protein: MCASRSSFRRFQFWSVMLLLHVSVAQQYTGVKSVSSSPEAHQQQAHSARSVEGGIPATDSNIINLAITPFARGQGFSAAKGRNLGFANDASLNAIPSGINNELSNIDVRGSTPQPNTELRDSYGNPVTPFTDLAKPELDSVGFLTNVNREANFQSSGQGNKVGSYNFKVPSYASGIIEPIGQPNFGLLPPNPVPSTVQVVPPSSTTTVRSPITQPQFLPNAKIPNIEDGKILFAQKPVNGLLPPLFPDQLPPVYDIKVGTERSTFFVRDPFVDSVKSTSLQTLQPPQSALVPDGGVGFKTDVNQQTHFPQPNTLTVNRFAGSVAPNAPAFQTTTKPVVQKYNGGFGGPAGFLGNQQNIGTAYTSTVRPNIPQAIPSTTQPQPRPQTIFTPQNTFSTTARPVGKPTVQKYVGSFGGAPGFLGNQANIGTAYTKAPQTIAAITPTVAPVQQPPSVQHLGTGHPGPVQSSTLPQRPLSPSVPSVSNNYNGQFNGAPVKQDTGIKPATGSTFTPPLQPVRPVSVANSYNGGNKFSGSFGGAPGILGNQQRPGTHVKPDGSIFSSSQPQLPQQHLQPHQSLPQQLQQTKPATDTFKGSFGGPPGVLRPFDNTKG